Proteins encoded by one window of Sphingosinicella sp. BN140058:
- a CDS encoding MFS transporter — MNSAPAAKSRIDVGRRQWRSVLLAALGGGLEYYDFIVYGIFAQAIAAAFFPAGDPLALTLALAIFAIGYLARPIGGMISSHYGDRYGRKTVFVVTVFTMSACTLAIGLIPTYATWGLAATFLLVLLRFIQGLCIGGELPGAITFVVETAGKRPGLACGIVFALVNGGVLLAAFVNLALGAWLSPAAMLDHGWRIAFVIGGLLGLLSFWLRRNLEETPEFLRIRHDAARQPVREVLRTHPGSILLGCAVVALTAGFNGLLFAHMPAYLGQVLGYDRQAVAIAMNVALLAMSLSLLAASWWADRVPPNFLLLGSSVLLLIGGPLAYSLLARGDANLLVVLPLLAIAVAGANGSFAYLIAGLFPARVRFSGVALSLNISFTLLSGLGPLAANALIQASGRPAAPGLIVGAVALVGLVASLGLVAVPRPTEANQRPEGVE; from the coding sequence ATGAACTCGGCACCGGCTGCGAAGAGTCGCATTGACGTCGGCCGTCGTCAGTGGCGATCGGTCCTGCTCGCTGCACTTGGCGGCGGCCTCGAATATTATGATTTCATCGTCTACGGCATTTTCGCCCAGGCGATCGCCGCCGCCTTCTTTCCGGCCGGAGACCCGCTGGCATTGACGCTTGCCCTCGCGATCTTCGCGATCGGCTATCTGGCGCGGCCGATCGGCGGCATGATCTCGAGCCATTATGGCGACCGCTACGGCCGCAAGACCGTGTTCGTGGTCACCGTCTTCACCATGTCGGCCTGCACGCTCGCCATCGGCCTGATCCCGACCTATGCGACATGGGGCCTCGCCGCCACCTTCCTGCTGGTGCTGCTGCGCTTCATCCAGGGCCTATGCATCGGCGGCGAACTGCCGGGCGCGATCACCTTCGTCGTCGAGACGGCGGGAAAGCGGCCGGGTCTTGCCTGCGGGATCGTCTTCGCCCTGGTCAATGGCGGCGTGCTGCTCGCCGCCTTCGTCAACCTTGCCCTCGGCGCATGGCTCAGTCCCGCAGCGATGCTCGATCATGGCTGGCGGATCGCCTTCGTGATCGGCGGCTTGCTCGGTCTGCTGAGCTTCTGGCTGCGCCGCAATCTGGAGGAAACGCCTGAATTCCTCCGCATCCGCCACGACGCCGCGCGCCAGCCAGTGCGGGAGGTGCTGCGCACGCATCCGGGTTCGATCCTGCTCGGCTGCGCCGTGGTGGCGCTGACCGCCGGGTTCAACGGCCTGCTGTTCGCGCACATGCCGGCCTATCTCGGCCAGGTGCTCGGCTACGACCGCCAGGCGGTGGCGATCGCGATGAACGTCGCCCTGCTCGCCATGTCGCTGTCGCTGCTCGCCGCATCGTGGTGGGCCGACCGGGTGCCGCCCAATTTCCTGCTGCTCGGCTCCTCCGTGCTGCTGCTGATCGGCGGACCCCTGGCCTATTCCCTGCTCGCCCGTGGCGACGCCAACCTTCTCGTCGTGCTGCCGCTGCTGGCGATTGCCGTCGCGGGCGCAAACGGCAGCTTCGCCTATCTGATCGCAGGCCTGTTTCCGGCCCGGGTACGATTCAGCGGCGTCGCGCTGTCGCTCAACATCAGCTTCACCCTGCTGAGCGGCCTCGGCCCTCTCGCCGCCAACGCACTGATCCAGGCGAGCGGCCGGCCGGCAGCGCCGGGCCTGATCGTCGGCGCCGTCGCGCTCGTAGGCCTGGTCGCTAGCCTGGGGTTGGTCGCCGTGCCGCGGCCAACCGAGGCCAATCAGCGACCGGAAGGTGTCGAATGA
- a CDS encoding N-acetyltransferase: MHTVTIAPVITANDRKAFVDLPFRLYRDDPHWVPPLKGEALGLITPEKNGWFSHAKVQLFLACEGKRVVGRISAHIDTLALTMPREQGFGPGVGQWGLMEAEREDIFLALVARAERWLRDQGMTRALGPISMSIWEEPGLLVEGFDHPPTIMMGHARPEYRDWIERAGYSPVKKLLTYELDITGNFPKIVQRIIKSGEANPRIRIRDTDKNRFEEEAAIILAILNDAWKSNWGFVPLTEPEIRDVGVKLKPIVFNDLIQIAELDGRPVAFMLTLPDLNEATKSLNGSLLPFGWIKLLWWLRKPKVRTMRVPLMGVVKELQTSRLANQLAFMMIERIRRAAVDKYGATRGEIGWILDDNRGMLSIATTIQSDINKVYVIYGRSL; the protein is encoded by the coding sequence TTGCATACCGTAACGATCGCGCCCGTCATCACCGCCAACGACCGCAAGGCCTTCGTGGACCTGCCGTTCCGGCTCTACCGTGACGACCCGCATTGGGTACCGCCGCTCAAGGGTGAGGCGCTGGGGCTGATCACCCCCGAAAAGAACGGCTGGTTCAGCCACGCCAAGGTCCAGCTTTTCCTTGCTTGCGAAGGGAAGCGCGTGGTCGGGCGCATTTCGGCCCATATCGACACGCTCGCGCTCACCATGCCGCGGGAGCAGGGCTTTGGTCCCGGCGTCGGTCAATGGGGCTTGATGGAGGCCGAGCGGGAAGACATCTTCCTCGCTTTGGTGGCGCGCGCCGAGCGCTGGCTGCGCGATCAGGGCATGACCCGGGCACTGGGACCCATCAGCATGTCGATTTGGGAAGAGCCCGGCTTGCTCGTCGAGGGATTCGACCATCCGCCGACCATCATGATGGGCCACGCCCGGCCGGAATATCGCGACTGGATCGAGCGTGCGGGATATTCTCCGGTCAAGAAGCTCCTGACCTACGAGCTCGACATCACCGGAAATTTTCCGAAGATCGTCCAGCGGATCATCAAGTCCGGCGAGGCTAATCCGCGCATCCGCATCAGGGACACGGACAAAAACCGGTTCGAGGAGGAGGCGGCGATCATTCTCGCAATCCTCAACGACGCCTGGAAATCGAATTGGGGCTTCGTTCCGCTGACCGAGCCGGAAATTCGCGACGTTGGCGTGAAGCTGAAGCCGATCGTCTTCAACGACCTCATCCAGATCGCCGAGCTGGACGGCAGACCTGTCGCCTTCATGCTCACCCTCCCCGATTTGAACGAGGCGACGAAAAGCCTCAACGGCTCGCTCCTGCCGTTTGGCTGGATCAAGCTGCTCTGGTGGCTTCGCAAACCCAAGGTGAGGACCATGCGCGTTCCGTTGATGGGCGTGGTCAAGGAGCTTCAGACGTCGAGACTGGCCAATCAGCTCGCCTTCATGATGATCGAGCGTATTCGCCGTGCGGCCGTCGACAAATACGGCGCGACCCGCGGCGAGATCGGCTGGATATTGGACGACAATCGCGGAATGCTCTCCATCGCAACAACGATCCAAAGCGACATCAACAAGGTGTATGTCATCTACGGACGATCGCTTTGA
- a CDS encoding VOC family protein — protein sequence MSTNIRDESGPNLKTLPALPRFHHAAYVSSDQERTRHFYEDILGMELTGFWVEHEVIGGIAHEFSLSLYALGDGSALSFFNFADPEIQQQHAAHRQGLFVHLALRVNEDHQEQLRCRLHAAGLEASEFDHGYARSLYVQDPDGQMIEFAVEPELMDSIAVHQRATAHEALRRWQGGDRTVNNTLPRQH from the coding sequence ATGAGCACGAATATTCGTGATGAGTCGGGACCGAATCTCAAGACCCTTCCGGCCCTGCCCCGTTTTCACCACGCAGCCTACGTCTCTTCCGACCAGGAACGAACCCGTCACTTCTACGAAGATATTCTCGGGATGGAGCTGACCGGGTTCTGGGTCGAACATGAAGTCATCGGAGGCATCGCACACGAATTCAGCCTTTCCCTGTACGCGCTGGGTGACGGCAGCGCGCTGTCCTTCTTCAACTTCGCCGATCCCGAAATTCAACAGCAACATGCCGCGCACAGGCAGGGATTGTTCGTCCACCTGGCACTCAGGGTGAATGAGGATCACCAGGAACAGCTCCGCTGCCGGCTCCATGCAGCGGGCCTCGAGGCTTCGGAATTCGATCACGGCTACGCGCGCTCGCTCTACGTCCAGGATCCCGACGGCCAGATGATCGAATTCGCGGTGGAGCCCGAGCTGATGGACAGCATCGCGGTGCACCAGCGCGCCACCGCCCACGAGGCGCTGCGCCGTTGGCAGGGCGGAGACAGAACCGTCAACAACACCTTGCCCAGACAGCACTGA
- a CDS encoding DoxX family protein, with amino-acid sequence MSLSIERLLRRRTAAFIARTALTFPFWASGIVKLVDFGGALAEMTHFGLHPATFFAVATIAVQLGGSFLIIVDRLAWLGAGALGVFTGLTVIVAHHFWSIAEEPARTIAFHTAMEHVGIIGGLFAVAILAARPSSEPV; translated from the coding sequence ATGTCTCTTTCGATCGAACGCCTCTTGCGGCGGCGCACGGCCGCATTCATCGCCAGAACGGCCCTGACCTTTCCTTTTTGGGCGAGCGGCATCGTCAAGCTCGTCGATTTCGGGGGAGCACTCGCCGAGATGACCCATTTCGGTCTTCATCCGGCGACCTTTTTCGCCGTCGCGACGATCGCCGTTCAGCTCGGAGGTTCCTTCCTGATCATCGTCGACAGATTGGCCTGGCTGGGCGCCGGCGCGCTGGGCGTCTTCACCGGCCTGACGGTGATCGTGGCACACCACTTCTGGTCGATCGCCGAGGAACCCGCCCGAACCATCGCCTTCCACACTGCGATGGAGCATGTCGGCATCATCGGCGGCCTCTTTGCAGTCGCCATCCTGGCGGCCCGCCCGAGTTCCGAGCCGGTGTGA
- a CDS encoding MerR family transcriptional regulator — protein MPDGIEQLRGIQEVADSLGITPRTLRLYEDRGLIAPQRVGTQRVYSRRETNRMRRILRGKRLGFSLREIREFLALYDADPRHVVQMRGLAGRCRERIEELRAQKVALELTLDELVKIERDALAGIADLCDNGG, from the coding sequence ATGCCGGACGGAATTGAACAGTTGCGAGGCATTCAGGAGGTCGCCGACAGCCTGGGCATCACGCCGCGAACGTTGCGCTTGTACGAGGATCGAGGCCTGATCGCGCCCCAGCGCGTGGGAACCCAACGAGTCTATTCCCGGCGTGAGACCAACCGCATGCGGCGTATCCTCAGGGGCAAGCGGCTCGGCTTCTCCCTTCGCGAGATCCGCGAATTCCTCGCCCTCTATGACGCCGATCCTCGTCATGTCGTGCAGATGCGCGGATTAGCGGGCCGCTGCCGGGAGCGCATAGAAGAATTGCGGGCTCAGAAGGTCGCGCTGGAGCTGACCCTCGACGAGCTGGTGAAGATCGAGCGTGACGCTTTGGCGGGGATCGCCGACCTCTGCGACAACGGAGGATAG
- a CDS encoding alpha/beta fold hydrolase, producing MLLAGCAAAGLSPAPGAPAHLRAAPPAWRTLPAQRALPPIPTQQYLRRDGAQLWFGSIGKGAPVILLHGGLSSSRAWSEQVPALAAAGHRVILMDSRGHGRSSLGDRPLSYELLAADVLAIIDRLQLQRPAIVGWSDGAVTALVLARRHGARLGRVYAFGANMDRRGVRSGAGETPILAAVAPRLVADYRALSQTPDAFPRLSAAVRAMQKAQPDYAPEELGSISVPAVLIAGADHDEFITDDHPAYLAGAIPGAELEMFIAASHFAPWQCPRTVTRSILAFLDKERPSFRMRGRNNPALRRRAASAAVPRQRPCAD from the coding sequence ATGCTCCTCGCCGGCTGTGCTGCCGCGGGCCTCAGTCCGGCGCCTGGCGCCCCTGCGCATCTTCGCGCCGCGCCGCCGGCGTGGCGGACGCTCCCGGCGCAGCGGGCATTGCCGCCGATCCCGACGCAGCAGTATCTGCGCCGCGATGGCGCGCAGCTCTGGTTCGGCAGCATCGGCAAAGGTGCGCCGGTGATCCTTCTGCATGGCGGGCTGTCGAGCAGCCGCGCATGGAGCGAGCAGGTGCCGGCGCTCGCCGCCGCCGGCCATCGTGTTATTCTCATGGACTCCCGGGGCCATGGACGCAGTAGCCTCGGCGATCGGCCGCTGAGCTACGAACTGTTGGCCGCCGATGTTCTTGCCATAATCGATCGCCTGCAGTTGCAGCGCCCGGCGATCGTGGGATGGAGCGACGGCGCGGTCACTGCCCTCGTGCTTGCCAGGCGCCATGGCGCGCGGCTCGGCCGTGTGTACGCGTTCGGTGCGAACATGGATCGGCGCGGGGTTCGGAGCGGAGCTGGCGAAACACCGATCCTTGCCGCAGTCGCCCCGCGGCTCGTGGCAGATTACCGGGCGCTTTCCCAAACGCCTGACGCTTTTCCCCGCCTGAGTGCCGCCGTTCGCGCGATGCAGAAGGCTCAACCCGATTACGCACCGGAGGAACTCGGCTCGATTAGCGTCCCTGCGGTGCTGATCGCAGGCGCCGACCATGACGAGTTCATCACCGACGACCATCCCGCGTATCTCGCCGGCGCGATCCCCGGTGCCGAGCTCGAGATGTTCATCGCCGCAAGCCATTTTGCGCCCTGGCAGTGCCCCAGAACCGTCACGCGCTCGATCCTAGCTTTCCTCGACAAGGAGCGGCCGTCCTTTCGGATGCGGGGCAGGAACAATCCGGCTCTGCGGCGGCGGGCCGCGTCGGCGGCCGTGCCGCGGCAGCGACCCTGTGCCGACTGA
- a CDS encoding alpha/beta fold hydrolase, with amino-acid sequence MTHPPVRRHIETSHGVISVQDNQRSGTPLVMVHGNSSCAAVFGRQWQGTLGESLRLISLDLPGHGESANASDPERTYTLPGLASAVTEVIETLGLDEAIVLGWSLGGHIAIEMIDLLPGLKGLILTGTPPIRRNGFAEGFLANPAKLPAAKRDLSADEVEAFAGAMFGEPVEPFLRAAIIRSDGRFRERLFAAAQAGAGIDQRHAVESATLPIAVINGSRDPLVNLAYIESIRFENLWGGRAHRLSGDGHAPFWHSAPAYDALVAAFTADVTGRLSKVA; translated from the coding sequence GTGACTCACCCTCCCGTCCGCAGGCACATCGAGACCTCGCACGGCGTGATCTCGGTCCAGGATAACCAACGGTCCGGCACGCCACTGGTGATGGTGCATGGCAATTCGTCCTGTGCCGCCGTGTTCGGCCGGCAATGGCAAGGAACCCTGGGCGAGAGTCTGAGGCTAATCAGTCTCGACTTGCCGGGGCATGGCGAGTCCGCAAATGCTTCCGATCCCGAGCGGACCTACACGCTGCCGGGCCTGGCGAGCGCGGTAACCGAGGTGATCGAAACCCTAGGGCTCGATGAGGCCATTGTTCTGGGCTGGTCGCTCGGCGGCCATATCGCGATCGAGATGATCGATCTGCTCCCCGGGCTGAAGGGGCTGATCCTCACCGGCACACCGCCGATCCGCCGCAATGGCTTTGCAGAGGGCTTTCTGGCCAATCCGGCGAAGTTGCCGGCCGCGAAGCGCGATCTGTCCGCCGATGAGGTCGAGGCTTTCGCCGGTGCGATGTTCGGAGAGCCCGTCGAGCCCTTTCTGCGGGCCGCGATCATCCGCTCGGACGGACGATTTCGGGAGCGGCTGTTCGCCGCGGCGCAGGCCGGCGCAGGGATCGATCAGCGGCATGCGGTCGAGAGCGCCACGCTCCCCATTGCGGTGATCAACGGAAGCCGCGATCCGTTGGTCAACCTCGCCTACATCGAAAGCATCCGGTTCGAGAATTTGTGGGGCGGGAGAGCCCATCGACTGAGCGGGGATGGCCATGCGCCCTTCTGGCATTCGGCACCGGCGTATGACGCGCTCGTCGCCGCGTTCACGGCGGATGTGACGGGCAGGCTGTCCAAGGTCGCCTGA